From one Triticum aestivum cultivar Chinese Spring chromosome 4B, IWGSC CS RefSeq v2.1, whole genome shotgun sequence genomic stretch:
- the LOC123091140 gene encoding LOB domain-containing protein 36 produces the protein MSSSNSPCAACKLLRRKCTQGCVFAPYFPPDQPAKFANVHKVFGASNVSKLLNELPVAQREDAVNSLAYEAEARLRDPVYGCVAYISVLQLKIKQVREEIANARKELAGYIGQAAYAPVVPVQHPHAQYAAAGMGLVQPHPHPHQQMAMQQQQPYHQQQIAEAQHLAAAVEVARAGQQQQQQHHHQHQQHEMMMMRQTYGNVHGAAAGPTVAVEPPQAAAYDGTAPFLIQQQASPSALTYRMEEPSPPPQSSGHSHVDMSHAPQQQRHQHTDGSDEGSGGAPTA, from the coding sequence ATGTCGTCGTCGAACTCGCCGTGCGCGGCGTGCAAGCTGCTGAGGCGCAAGTGCACGCAGGGGTGCGTGTTCGCGCCCTACTTCCCGCCGGACCAGCCGGCCAAGTTCGCCAACGTGCACAAGGTGTTCGGCGCCAGCAACGTCTCCAAGCTGCTCAACGAGCTCCCCGTGGCGCAGCGGGAGGACGCCGTCAACTCGCTCGCCTACGAGGCCGAGGCGCGCCTCCGCGACCCCGTCTACGGCTGCGTCGCCTACATCTCCGTCCTCCAGCTCAAGATCAAGCAGGTGCGCGAGGAGATCGCCAACGCGCGCAAGGAGCTCGCCGGCTACATCGGCCAGGCCGCCTACGCGCCCGTCGTCCCCGTGCAGCACCCCCACGCGCAGTACGCCGCCGCCGGCATGGGCCTCGTCCAGCCCCACCCGCACCCGCACCAGCAGATGGcgatgcagcagcagcagccgtaCCACCAGCAGCAGATCGCCGAGGCGCAGCACCTGGCGGCCGCGGTCGAGGTGGCGCGCgcggggcagcagcagcagcagcagcatcaccaccagcaccagcagcacgagatgatgatgatgCGCCAGACCTACGGCAACGTCCACGGGGCCGCCGCCGGGCCAACGGTGGCCGTCGAGCCTCCCCAGGCCGCGGCCTACGACGGCACCGCCCCGTTCCTCATCCAGCAGCAAGCGTCGCCTTCCGCCCTGACCTACCGCATGGAggagccgtccccgccgccgcagtCCTCGGGCCACTCCCACGTCGACATGTCCCACgcgccgcagcagcagcgtcaCCAGCACACGGACGGCAGCGACGAGGGGAGCGGGGGCGCCCCGACGGCCTGA